In one window of Limnohabitans sp. MORI2 DNA:
- a CDS encoding PLP-dependent aminotransferase family protein, translating into MPSHSPDPSQPLYAQIAQGISQLIDGQVFKAGKRLPSVREVAAQNTVSVSTAVQAYRWLEERNLITAKPKSGYYVASRNKGPALPATSRPPKYSLQVDSQNRSEQIGLENFPGPIVSFGGTCPKDPDFFDEARVRAAVNRATREHRFSLVAYTDSSGTPALKESVSRRALHLGCRLQPDNIVIASSCINAVSLCLRAVTKPGDVVALESPTHFGFLDLIESLNLRALEIPTHPKDGMSLSALQLALDTQPVKAVLSVPTLSNPLGAVMKNSDKKALVQMLTKHQVPLIEDVVFNDLLASDERRKAAKAYDVDGWVMVCGSFSKTLTPGVRMGWCEAGRWKDSVMRLKSVHGIQTTDVLEHALADLLTQSNYEARMRRLSGFLRERLEEARNIISECFPSGTRVSRPASGYTLWVELPEAFNTMELFKQCMAQGISFGPGALFTATDRFDHCLRLSFAGTWTDVERQALRKIGEISKGVA; encoded by the coding sequence ATGCCCAGCCACTCACCTGATCCTTCGCAGCCGTTGTACGCGCAGATTGCGCAGGGCATCTCACAGCTGATTGACGGTCAGGTATTCAAGGCAGGCAAGCGCTTGCCCTCGGTGCGCGAGGTGGCAGCACAGAACACGGTGTCTGTGTCGACAGCCGTTCAAGCCTATCGTTGGCTCGAAGAGCGTAACCTCATCACTGCAAAGCCTAAATCTGGCTATTACGTGGCGTCCCGCAACAAAGGGCCAGCCCTACCTGCCACAAGCCGACCACCTAAATACAGTTTGCAGGTCGACAGCCAAAACAGATCAGAGCAAATTGGCTTAGAAAACTTCCCTGGTCCCATCGTTAGCTTTGGTGGGACTTGTCCCAAAGATCCAGATTTCTTTGACGAAGCGCGTGTGCGTGCTGCTGTCAATCGGGCCACGCGTGAGCATCGCTTCAGCTTGGTGGCGTACACCGATTCATCCGGTACACCGGCGTTGAAAGAGTCGGTGTCACGCCGAGCTTTGCATTTGGGGTGTCGACTGCAACCAGACAACATCGTCATTGCGTCGAGTTGCATCAATGCCGTCAGCCTGTGTTTGCGTGCTGTGACCAAGCCTGGTGATGTGGTGGCGTTGGAGTCGCCCACACATTTTGGTTTTTTGGATTTGATTGAGTCCTTGAATCTGCGCGCACTTGAAATACCAACACATCCCAAAGATGGCATGTCCTTGTCTGCGTTGCAGTTGGCGCTGGACACGCAGCCTGTCAAGGCCGTGTTGAGCGTGCCCACGTTGTCGAATCCTTTGGGTGCGGTGATGAAAAACTCCGACAAAAAAGCTTTGGTGCAGATGTTGACCAAGCACCAAGTGCCATTGATTGAAGATGTGGTGTTCAACGATTTGCTGGCCTCCGATGAACGCCGCAAAGCGGCCAAAGCCTATGATGTAGATGGTTGGGTGATGGTGTGTGGCTCGTTTTCTAAAACGCTCACACCGGGTGTGCGCATGGGCTGGTGCGAAGCGGGGCGTTGGAAAGACAGCGTGATGCGACTCAAAAGCGTGCATGGCATTCAGACCACCGATGTGTTGGAACACGCATTGGCCGATTTGTTGACGCAAAGCAATTACGAGGCACGCATGCGTCGGCTCAGTGGTTTTTTGCGTGAGCGCCTAGAAGAAGCACGCAACATCATCAGCGAATGTTTCCCCAGTGGCACCCGTGTAAGTCGCCCTGCATCGGGCTACACCTTGTGGGTGGAGTTGCCAGAAGCATTCAACACGATGGAGCTCTTCAAGCAGTGCATGGCGCAGGGCATCAGCTTTGGTCCCGGCGCTTTGTTCACGGCCACTGACAGGTTTGATCATTGCTTGCGGTTAAGCTTTGCTGGCACATGGACTGATGTGGAGCGCCAAGCCTTGCGCAAGATAGGTGAAATTTCAAAGGGTGTTGCGTGA
- a CDS encoding fused MFS/spermidine synthase: MSSYEIPVVQETALSKSMVFSDIDIQSRMSTARPDELQFEYTRLMMGVLLFQPQPKRILMVGLGGGSLAKFCYKHLPDAHITVVEINPHVIALRQSFCIPDDDARFQVVQMDAAHFMAQTEQTFDVVFVDGFDQHGMPEQLCSPQFYSDCRRVLNTGGMAVANLHRFHAYRDVYVDRIESAFDGALWVVNAPGTTNCVVFAMHGFSKDIRLSYSKHKPEHISAEAWAQISPSVARTFLATQ; the protein is encoded by the coding sequence GTGAGTTCATATGAGATTCCTGTGGTGCAAGAAACCGCACTCAGTAAGTCGATGGTGTTTTCCGACATCGACATCCAGAGCCGCATGAGCACGGCGCGACCCGACGAGCTGCAGTTTGAATACACGCGTTTGATGATGGGCGTGTTGTTGTTTCAGCCGCAACCCAAACGTATCTTGATGGTGGGCTTGGGCGGCGGTTCGCTCGCCAAGTTTTGTTACAAGCATTTGCCCGACGCGCACATCACCGTGGTGGAGATCAACCCACACGTCATCGCCCTGCGTCAGAGCTTTTGCATTCCCGACGACGATGCACGGTTTCAAGTGGTGCAGATGGATGCGGCACATTTCATGGCGCAGACCGAGCAAACTTTTGATGTGGTGTTTGTGGATGGGTTTGACCAGCACGGCATGCCCGAGCAGTTGTGCTCGCCGCAGTTTTATTCAGACTGCCGCCGCGTGCTCAATACGGGTGGCATGGCCGTGGCGAATCTGCATAGATTCCATGCGTACCGCGATGTGTATGTAGATCGCATCGAATCTGCGTTTGACGGCGCGCTGTGGGTGGTGAATGCGCCAGGTACGACCAACTGCGTGGTGTTCGCCATGCATGGGTTTTCAAAAGACATCAGGCTCAGTTACAGCAAACACAAGCCCGAGCACATCAGTGCGGAGGCGTGGGCGCAAATTTCCCCTAGCGTGGCGAGAACGTTTTTAGCGACGCAATAA